DNA from Denticeps clupeoides chromosome 7, fDenClu1.1, whole genome shotgun sequence:
TCGTGTGCATAGAAGAGTTTTGGTAATTTAATGCTGACTACTGTTAAAACAAGCATTCATAATTCCTAATGATtatattttttcaataaaaaataaattattgcgAGTTGACTACATTACGGAAAATTAGTGAGTTAGAGAGTATTCAAGTACAGTGTTGTCATGCTGTCATACGTTTTTGTATGAATATTGGCATGCTTTCGATGAAAATCTTTGAACTGTTGATTTTTTTCAGTGGAAAACAAAGGTGACAGTGATGTAAGGGTGTACCATGTGCACACTCCTTTCACCCCGCCCTCGAGCACCATAGAGCGGCTCCCCGATGCCAGCGACTCGGCCTCCCAGCCTGTCTCAGCTTGTGAGTATATTGGCTGCTGGTGATGGGGGTGAAGGTGCATATATTTATCTATTAATTCTCAGATCATTACCCCTTCAGATCATGACCCCTTCAGACCCCTTGAATCAAACGTGTCGATCATTGGCAGAATAAGATAAAACATCCGaattctgctctctctctctctctctctcttacagtTCAGTCACAGAGAGCGCAGAAAGAAAATGTCCCAAAGTTTGTGAGCACAGACAACGAGCTGCACCGCTCTCCAGCAATGACCACCTGCATAAACTGTCAGCAGCAGGTCCTGACCAATGTGACCTACAAGGTGGGGGCTTACGCCTGGCTGATGTGCATCCTCTTCATCCTGTGCGGGTAAGAACAAAAACTGAACTGCGCCCATTTTGAT
Protein-coding regions in this window:
- the litafd gene encoding lITAF domain-containing protein, whose amino-acid sequence is MASERKMDPPPYVIPMENKGDSDVRVYHVHTPFTPPSSTIERLPDASDSASQPVSAFQSQRAQKENVPKFVSTDNELHRSPAMTTCINCQQQVLTNVTYKVGAYAWLMCILFILCGLVIGCCLIPFFMKHFKDVYHSCPRCHRVLHVEKKKCCS